In one Bactrocera tryoni isolate S06 chromosome 5, CSIRO_BtryS06_freeze2, whole genome shotgun sequence genomic region, the following are encoded:
- the LOC120778657 gene encoding pupal cuticle protein Edg-78E, whose protein sequence is MRRINRTQSSPCVFLVLAFMCITSTAIKPLHAVQLGDPDAVITLYNVAPADDLGIYRYAYSTSNGIAVQAAGSALEAIGIFSYTSPEGIPIEVRYIADELGFHAVGRHLPRPPPIPDYILRSLEYIRTHPNEEDRGRYRVYK, encoded by the exons ATGCGGCGGATAAATAGAACACAATCAAGCCCC TGTGTCTTTTTAGTATTGGCCTTTATGTGCATTACCAGCACAGCGATCAAACCGCTACATGCTGTTCAACTTGGCGATCCCGATGCAGTGATCACGCTATATAATGTGGCTCCAGCCGACGACTTGGGTATCTATCGGTATGCTTACTCGACGAGTAACGGTATTGCAGTACAGGCCGCTGGCAGCGCACTGGAAGCTATAGGCATATTTAGCTACACCTCACCCGAGGGCATACCAATCGAAGTGCGTTACATTGCTGATGAACTGGGCTTCCATGCTGTTGGACGTCATCTACCCCGACCGCCACCAATACCAGACTACATACTTCGTTCGCTCGAGTATATACGCACGCATCCGAATGAAGAGGATCGTGGCCGTTACAGGgtctacaaataa